The DNA window GATGAAGAAACTAGACCTTTAACATTTAACAATTATGATTATGAAAAAAAGAGAGTTTTAATTACACCTAGGGGTAACGATCCAATTTTATTTGGTATTAGAGGAGAGGAGCCTTTTATTCTTATTAAAGCCTTTAAAATGCTTAAAGTTTATGAAGAAATTGAGAGATGGGTAATTTTTAGAACTAATCAAGGAACAGATATGCACTTAAGAAAAGTAAACTCTATTAGTGAGGTGACACCTTATCAACCTGTTATAGTTCTAGGAGAAGTAGCAACCCAACCAAAAACTATCCCTGGAGGACATGTAATTTTTAAAATAAAAGATGAAAGTGGAGAGATAGATTGCGCTGCTTATGAACCTACGGGAAAGTTTAGAAATATAATTAGGAAGCTAATTTTGGGAGATTTAGTTGAAGTGGCTGGAGGAGTAAAACCTCCAACAGGAAATCATGGAAAAACAATTAATATAGAGAAAATAAGGATTTTAAAGCTAGCAGAGAAAAATGCTTATTTAAATCCTTTATGTGAAAAATGCAAGAAAAGAATGAAATCTTTAGGTAAAAACCAAGGTTTTAAGTGCGAGAAATGCGGGTTTAAAACATCAAAAAAAGAAAAAATAAAGATTACACTTGAGAGAGATTTAAAAGAAGGTTTATATATACCACCGCCTAGAGCGCATAGACACTTAACTAAACCTGAATCAAGATACGGTAGAGAAAAGCATAGTGAACCATTTAAACTTATAGATAAATGGCATGAACCTTAAAGTTACATTTTACGTTTTAAATTTAAAGCTTTAACTAAAAAATTAAAGGCTGATTCTCCAGCTTCCCTGTCTAACACTAAAGATTTACTTGGTTTAATTATTCCTATTCCATTCAGGCTTTTTAATTTCGCTAATCCAAGAAGAACCCCAATGATACCGGGAAGCTCAGTTGTTTTTAAGGGTTTTCCCCCAAAATTAACGAGTTTTTTAATTAAATTTTCTGATGTTGCTGTGACGTAAATATCTTTAACGTAATTTGATAATGCTGCGACACCATCTACAATAATCAATTTTTTAATTTTAAATTTTAAACCAAAATCCAAAATTTTATTAAGCAAAATATAATATGCTTCAGATTCATCAACTGCAATTTTAGAGTTCCCAACACAAATTATAAGGTTTGGATAGCAAAAACCGCTTTCATAAAAATCCCATTTAGGTAAATTGCAGATTCCATCATTTTGAATTAAAGCTTGATCAAGAAAATAGTAACTATAAAAGCTTGAAAAAAACTTCGCTCGACTCCATTCTATAAGCAATTGAGTTGAAACTCGACCAACATTACCAACTCCTGAAACCCCAATTATATAAATGGGATTTTTCAATTTAGGCTTATACTCTAAATGAAAAAAACTTGAATCTTTATTAATCATTTTATTCATTTCCTCTGTTGAAAACTAATTAAACTGCTAAACTATCAAAGCGAAAAAGAATAAATTAAATTTTCTTGTTCTCTAGAAGCAACTTTAAACAAAGTTAAATGAGAGTAAACATTTATATTTAAGGAAAAATTTCAACTTTAATGGATATTATGAATCTAAATTGTAGCGGGGTGGGGTAGCCAGGTTAACCCGCAGGGCTCATAAAGCTTAAAAAGCTTAGGAAACCCTGAGATCGGACGTTCGAATCGTCCCCCCGCTACCAACTATATATACCTTCTAGTAATTTTTAAATTATTGGAAAAATTTATATAGATGTTTTTTCAATAATCTTGCTTCTAAATATCTCCTATCTTTCTAGCATAAATTACCCTATAAAAATTTGAGGTTTCTAGTATGCATAAAAAGAATGAAAATGAAAAATCTTTAAAGCGAGAAGTGGGTTGGTTTGGAGCTTTTTGTATGGGGTATGCTGATGTGGGAGCAGACATTTATGTTGCTATAGGGCTGGTAGCTTATTACGCGGCTGGAGCAGCCCCTTTAGCTTTTTTAATTGCTTCCATAACTTATATTTGTACTGGATTAGCTTATGCGGAGTTAGCTTCAATTTATCCTTATGCTGGTGGAGCTCAAGTTTACGCTATGAAAGCTTTTAATGATTTTGTAGGTTTTATAGCTGGTTGGGCAGTAATGCTTGATTATACAGTTGATATAACTTTATTTTCCTTAGCTTCAGCAGGTTACTTAAGTTTCTTTTTTCCATCGTTAAAAACAACATATATATCTTTAAATATTTTGGGGAATACATTTAATTTATGTTATCTTAATTTAACAGCTTTAATATTGGTTTTAATGCTTTTATTGCTTAATATAATTGGTATTAAGGAGTCGTCAATTTTTAATGAAGTTTTAGTTTCTTTAGATTTAATTGTTGAAGTAATGATTTTAATTTTCGGTTTTATTTTAGCATTTAACTTTTACTTTTTTTTAAAGCAGATATATGTGTTTGGAGCCCCTTCACCTTTACTTAATGTTTCTTATGTTATTAAAGGGTTGGATGTTAACTCTCAAAATTTTATTTATGGTGTTACTTTAGCGATGACTTCATATATAGGTATAGAATCTATAGCTCAAGCTGCTGAAGAAACTGTTAGACCATATAAATGGATTCCAAGAGCAAATAAATTATCAATTTTATCTGTAATTGTTTTTGCAGTTGGTTTATCAACGCTTAGTATGGGCGTTATGCCTTGGAATGTCTTAGGCGAATCAAGGGAGGATCCTATGGCTACATTGGCTCATGCAATACCTGTAATTGGAAAATTTATATCACCTATTGTTGCTTTAACAGGATTTGTTATATGTCTTGTTTCAACAAATACAGGTGTGATAGGGGTCTCAAGAGTTACATTTTCAATGGGAAGATTTAAGCTTATGCCTGAAGTTTTTTATAGAGTCCACTCAAAATTTAAAACACCTTATTTAACAATAATTCTTTTCGGTTCAATTGGAGGATTAATGGTTTTTCTAGGTGATTTAAGAGTTATTGCAGATCTTTACAATTTTGGAGCTTTATTATCCTATATGATAGTTAATTTATGTTTAATTATTCTTAGGAATACAGAAAGGGAAGTTTATAGACCTTGGAAAGCACCAGGAGAATTTACATTAAAAATTGGCAAAAAGAAACTGTTTATTCCTGTGCTTGGTTTAATAGGGTTTATCTCATGCGCAATTATTTGGAGTTTAGTTTTAATTTACCATAAAGAAGGGAGAATTTTAGGTACAATTTGGCTTTTAATAGGATTAACTTTATTCTATCTATATAGAAAAATAGTTGTAAAAATACCGCTTTTATCTAGAGAAACCGGGAAATTTATTAAACCAAGCGGATACATGATTGACGCTTTAGTACTTATTAGAACACCTGAAGATTACGAGGAAATATCTAAATCTATAAATGAATCCCTAGATAAACGATTTAAACTTAACTTGTTAACAATTCTCGATCCTAAATCTTTTGGTTTAAGCAAAGAACATGTAAAAGATTATAAAGAGCTTTTAACACTTAAAAAAGATACTTGGATTGATCTTCAAAATTTAGCTAAACAACTTTCAAGTTTAGGGTTTGAATGTAAAGTTAAGGTGGAAGTTGGCGATATGGAACGAATAATAATGGAGGAAGCTGAAAGACATGATTTAGTAGTTTTAATAAAA is part of the Candidatus Bathyarchaeota archaeon genome and encodes:
- a CDS encoding amino acid permease; this encodes MHKKNENEKSLKREVGWFGAFCMGYADVGADIYVAIGLVAYYAAGAAPLAFLIASITYICTGLAYAELASIYPYAGGAQVYAMKAFNDFVGFIAGWAVMLDYTVDITLFSLASAGYLSFFFPSLKTTYISLNILGNTFNLCYLNLTALILVLMLLLLNIIGIKESSIFNEVLVSLDLIVEVMILIFGFILAFNFYFFLKQIYVFGAPSPLLNVSYVIKGLDVNSQNFIYGVTLAMTSYIGIESIAQAAEETVRPYKWIPRANKLSILSVIVFAVGLSTLSMGVMPWNVLGESREDPMATLAHAIPVIGKFISPIVALTGFVICLVSTNTGVIGVSRVTFSMGRFKLMPEVFYRVHSKFKTPYLTIILFGSIGGLMVFLGDLRVIADLYNFGALLSYMIVNLCLIILRNTEREVYRPWKAPGEFTLKIGKKKLFIPVLGLIGFISCAIIWSLVLIYHKEGRILGTIWLLIGLTLFYLYRKIVVKIPLLSRETGKFIKPSGYMIDALVLIRTPEDYEEISKSINESLDKRFKLNLLTILDPKSFGLSKEHVKDYKELLTLKKDTWIDLQNLAKQLSSLGFECKVKVEVGDMERIIMEEAERHDLVVLIKRKTVREELEKERIDSLYVMLSKQYPGKLTVVRRV
- a CDS encoding DUF1743 domain-containing protein, producing MEQTCHIGIDDTDSPRMGCTTYIAALLVEKLEKVGCKFIDYPNLIRLNPNVPWKTRGNGAVALRFKCLPYQFEEIKFIVSKIVKDNSDLGYPKTDPAIAFLKGEVPNELFLFAKRAIQNVVSVKEAEKIAETFNIEVELIKGERGIVGALAALGETLQNDYTYELIAYRMIENRGTKRRVCEESIKKMDEETRPLTFNNYDYEKKRVLITPRGNDPILFGIRGEEPFILIKAFKMLKVYEEIERWVIFRTNQGTDMHLRKVNSISEVTPYQPVIVLGEVATQPKTIPGGHVIFKIKDESGEIDCAAYEPTGKFRNIIRKLILGDLVEVAGGVKPPTGNHGKTINIEKIRILKLAEKNAYLNPLCEKCKKRMKSLGKNQGFKCEKCGFKTSKKEKIKITLERDLKEGLYIPPPRAHRHLTKPESRYGREKHSEPFKLIDKWHEP
- a CDS encoding PAC2 family protein, which translates into the protein MINKDSSFFHLEYKPKLKNPIYIIGVSGVGNVGRVSTQLLIEWSRAKFFSSFYSYYFLDQALIQNDGICNLPKWDFYESGFCYPNLIICVGNSKIAVDESEAYYILLNKILDFGLKFKIKKLIIVDGVAALSNYVKDIYVTATSENLIKKLVNFGGKPLKTTELPGIIGVLLGLAKLKSLNGIGIIKPSKSLVLDREAGESAFNFLVKALNLKRKM